A portion of the Myxococcales bacterium genome contains these proteins:
- a CDS encoding nucleotidyl transferase AbiEii/AbiGii toxin family protein → MAAAWSPDFLDLLTALNGADAKYLLVGGHAVGLFGRPRATKDFDLWIEASTENAAKVIAALRAFGAPLADLTEADLSRPGFGYRMGQPPFRIELLTEISGVGFAAAWPRREVHDLGGVACPVIARDDLIANKLAAGRPQDLADVAFLQRQR, encoded by the coding sequence ATGGCGGCAGCGTGGAGTCCCGACTTCCTCGATCTGCTTACCGCCTTGAACGGCGCTGACGCGAAGTACTTGCTCGTTGGGGGCCACGCTGTTGGTCTCTTTGGTCGGCCAAGGGCCACGAAGGACTTCGACCTTTGGATCGAGGCATCGACCGAGAACGCCGCCAAGGTCATCGCGGCGCTCCGCGCGTTTGGGGCGCCTCTGGCCGACTTGACGGAGGCCGATCTGAGCCGGCCCGGCTTCGGCTACCGGATGGGGCAGCCTCCCTTTCGCATCGAGCTCTTGACCGAGATCAGTGGAGTTGGGTTCGCGGCGGCGTGGCCAAGGCGCGAAGTCCACGACCTTGGCGGCGTCGCGTGTCCTGTCATCGCCCGCGACGACCTCATCGCAAACAAGCTCGCGGCGGGCCGCCCGCAAGATCTGGCGGACGTCGCGTTCCTTCAGCGGCAGCGGTGA